The Miscanthus floridulus cultivar M001 chromosome 7, ASM1932011v1, whole genome shotgun sequence genome includes a region encoding these proteins:
- the LOC136462393 gene encoding RING-H2 finger protein ATL79-like yields MAAMAPQGQAEHEHDHQHGHRSEPSGSHADPGAAATSSIATNRWGPYSGAGDFASNMAVILAALLTALALALALNAAVRYLLGRSRRARRGRAGPSSGQRDSDATSISDPEKPPVEAPPLPALVYSAASTKLAGAAAECAICLAEFADGDAVRVMPACRHGFHASCIECWLAGGRHSSCPTCRAPAAVAAGAAATAQPEAAAPSSP; encoded by the coding sequence atggcggcgatggcGCCTCAGGGGCAGGCGGAGCACGAGCACGACCATCAGCATGGCCACCGGTCGGAGCCCAGCGGCAGCCACGCTGACCCCGGCGCGGCCGCCACAAGCAGCATCGCCACCAACCGGTGGGGACCCTACTCTGGCGCCGGCGACTTCGCTAGCAACATGGCCGTCATCCTGGCCGCCCTGCTGACCGCGCTGGCTCTCGCCCTGGCGCTCAACGCCGCCGTGCGCTACCTCCTCGGTCGCAGCCGCCGAGCTCGCCGCGGTCGCGCCGGCCCCAGCTCCGGGCAGAGGGACAGCGACGCCACCAGCATCTCCGACCCGGAAAAGCCGCCCGTGGAGGCGCCCCCGCTGCCCGCCCTGGTGTACTCCGCGGCGAGCACCAAGCTGGCGGGCGCCGCGGCGGAGTGCGCCATCTGCCTCGCCGAGTTCGCCGACGGGGACGCCGTGCGCGTCATGCCGGCCTGCCGCCACGGCTTCCACGCAAGCTGCATCGAGTGCTGGCTCGCGGGGGGACGCCACTCGTCCTGCCCGACGTGCCGCGCGCCGGCCGCTGTTGCCGCCGGAGCTGCCGCCACCGCGCAGCCTGAGGCCGCCGCGCCATCGTCGCCGTGA